The Kordia sp. SMS9 genome window below encodes:
- a CDS encoding LytTR family DNA-binding domain-containing protein, whose product MRILILEDEIPAYEKLLTNLESYFTQAFQYDWARSTEKARTFLAQETYDFILSDIQLLDGISFDVFNTVKIDCPIIFCSAHDEYLFEAFRSNGIAYILKPYTQEDIRQALDKFQSFFKSESFQPIHNDTITMLKSALKQEETNYKKRFVIKKSKGIQLLNVSDISLIEASGDFCMAIDSKGKKHPISHNLGTIQQMLNPLKFFRINRSQIAHIEYIENIESHFKNRLLIQLSGIKEKVMTSSSTTSDFRKWLEQ is encoded by the coding sequence ATGCGCATATTAATTTTAGAAGATGAAATTCCTGCTTACGAAAAACTATTGACCAATTTGGAAAGTTATTTTACCCAAGCGTTTCAGTATGATTGGGCGCGTTCTACGGAAAAAGCACGTACTTTTTTAGCACAAGAAACGTATGACTTTATTCTGTCTGACATTCAATTATTAGACGGAATTTCGTTTGATGTATTCAATACTGTAAAAATTGACTGTCCCATCATTTTCTGTTCGGCACATGACGAATATTTATTTGAAGCGTTTCGCTCCAATGGAATCGCCTATATTTTAAAACCGTATACGCAAGAAGACATTCGGCAAGCGTTGGATAAATTTCAGTCGTTCTTTAAATCAGAGAGTTTCCAACCGATTCATAACGATACAATTACGATGCTGAAATCGGCGTTGAAACAAGAAGAAACCAATTACAAAAAACGATTTGTCATCAAAAAATCAAAAGGCATTCAGTTGTTAAATGTGAGTGATATTAGTTTGATAGAAGCTTCGGGCGATTTTTGTATGGCGATAGATTCGAAAGGCAAAAAACATCCGATTTCTCATAATTTAGGAACCATTCAACAAATGCTCAATCCTTTGAAGTTTTTCCGCATCAACCGAAGTCAAATCGCACATATTGAATACATTGAAAACATTGAAAGTCATTTCAAAAACCGCTTGCTCATTCAGTTATCTGGTATTAAGGAAAAAGTCATGACAAGTTCGTCTACAACTTCTGATTTTCGAAAATGGTTGGAACAGTAG
- a CDS encoding sensor histidine kinase, with amino-acid sequence MNVKLNRSDYMLLVIYYGVSVLMAIYEYANRKHELIEFFLDIPSFVIVDILIIYLFLYWLLPSYILKNKKYFQFTFWTLLVLILAGFWEDVIGHYSGGHDWGKFEYGFQQVLNYISDSAQSIGLPFGLLLAKKYYENQILFGNIKEKQKENELKLLRSQISPHFLFNNLNTLDALIDSDTEKAKEYLNRLSLIYRYLIQTKDAEVMELSEELELAENYIFLIKTRFGDDYDFTITKNVSIENKFVPTGAIQTLLENIAKHNRSQHGKVIKAKIVIDADWLTVQNTKSILKPNENSLGTGLKNLEYRYQLLSDQKPEITDTIEKFVVKIPIIKLSEES; translated from the coding sequence ATGAACGTAAAACTCAACAGATCGGATTACATGCTGCTCGTCATTTATTATGGTGTATCTGTACTCATGGCAATCTATGAGTACGCCAACCGAAAACATGAACTAATTGAATTCTTTTTAGACATTCCGTCTTTTGTCATTGTTGATATTTTGATCATTTACCTCTTCTTATATTGGTTACTTCCCAGCTATATCTTGAAAAATAAAAAATATTTTCAGTTTACATTTTGGACATTGTTGGTGTTAATATTAGCAGGATTTTGGGAAGATGTCATAGGACATTACAGTGGTGGTCACGATTGGGGAAAGTTTGAATACGGATTTCAGCAAGTACTTAATTATATTTCGGATTCAGCACAAAGTATTGGGTTGCCTTTTGGCTTGCTACTCGCGAAGAAATATTACGAAAATCAAATTTTATTTGGGAATATTAAGGAAAAACAAAAGGAAAACGAATTGAAATTGTTGCGTTCGCAAATCAGTCCGCACTTTTTATTTAATAATTTGAACACGCTAGATGCCTTAATTGACAGCGATACGGAGAAAGCGAAAGAATATTTGAATCGTTTGTCGCTCATTTATCGCTATTTAATTCAAACAAAAGATGCGGAAGTCATGGAATTGAGCGAAGAACTCGAATTGGCTGAAAATTATATCTTTTTGATTAAGACGCGTTTTGGCGACGATTACGATTTTACAATTACGAAAAACGTATCCATTGAAAATAAATTTGTACCTACGGGCGCAATTCAAACCTTGCTGGAAAATATTGCAAAACACAATCGTTCACAACATGGAAAAGTCATCAAAGCAAAAATCGTTATTGATGCAGATTGGTTAACCGTGCAGAATACCAAAAGTATCTTAAAACCAAATGAAAATTCGTTGGGAACTGGTTTAAAGAATTTGGAATATCGTTATCAATTATTATCTGATCAAAAACCAGAAATTACGGATACCATAGAAAAATTTGTAGTCAAAATTCCTATTATAAAACTGAGTGAAGAATCTTAA
- a CDS encoding outer membrane beta-barrel protein produces MLKTLLHIILLLGSYSVMAQSTITGNVMDNAKQPLSFSNVVLYENNSNTALKAVIVEENGTYTFSNVKNGTYVVEASLFGYKTERSIVLNIDTTKNVTFDFILKEDIPESLDEVLVVAKKPVITQNAEKLVVNLENSEMVNSNVRDIVKKIPGVLVTGNNLSYAGQSNIRILINGKQTNYMDMQTLLREMPADNIAKVELIQQPGAEYDADGAGALINIILKKNVKLGTYGTLKSMIGYVDDFTFRKSASIASFKGKINWQAGASYSRGSWREDLQIIRRVGDDVYDQFSRSPFDPNTLRLNAGLDYYINKKHTAGMSVRHTRTASNRVTDNITNITSNGTLDMLETDNRFERDWELYVINPYYEFDDEVNKLTLDFNYVDYKSTNENNLFQTGQSMVNYDNQRYFQDADYTIYAYQADYKRTVNDNISVHAGLKYSNVDSDSDLQSLVQTNTGEFVDNPNQTNRFLIDEDIMAAYAKVNVKLEDWAFSGGLRWEQSETIGTSQNLNTSLNRTIAKFFPSLSITRNITEELAANVAYSYRIQRPSYSTLNPFVYYYDPFTFEQGNPTLRPALTNSFRFNLTYENQPFFSVSYNKTDDTLFELISQNDATSETSRSVINLAKNENWSFSLFAPLSFVKGLEGYTGVIVNYNRFMSEELTPVLDNKKWNMTWFTSAEYKLPWGIQSEVSGYYTSGGFEGQIEFEWIAGLDIAFSKKFMNDQLKVSVELEEILDRKFNGAINYDNVNANIISDFPRRNVFLQLSYSFGKKYNKKKNRKNSAGDEVDRIKTQQ; encoded by the coding sequence ATGTTAAAAACTTTACTACACATTATTTTATTATTAGGAAGCTACAGCGTGATGGCACAAAGTACAATCACTGGAAACGTGATGGACAACGCCAAACAACCGTTATCATTTTCAAATGTTGTGTTATATGAAAACAACAGCAATACCGCACTAAAAGCGGTCATTGTAGAAGAAAACGGAACGTATACATTTTCCAATGTAAAAAACGGAACGTATGTCGTAGAAGCTTCTTTGTTTGGCTACAAAACCGAACGCTCTATTGTACTGAATATTGATACGACAAAGAATGTTACATTCGATTTTATCCTAAAAGAAGACATTCCTGAAAGTTTAGATGAAGTGCTGGTTGTTGCTAAAAAACCTGTCATCACGCAAAATGCAGAGAAATTAGTGGTGAATCTGGAAAATTCTGAAATGGTAAATTCCAATGTGCGCGATATCGTAAAAAAAATTCCAGGTGTTTTGGTTACAGGAAATAATTTGAGTTATGCCGGACAAAGCAATATTCGCATTCTTATCAACGGAAAACAAACAAATTATATGGACATGCAAACGCTGTTGCGCGAAATGCCTGCTGATAATATTGCAAAAGTAGAACTCATTCAACAGCCTGGTGCGGAATACGATGCGGATGGTGCTGGCGCGTTGATCAATATTATTTTAAAGAAAAATGTAAAATTAGGAACCTACGGAACGTTGAAAAGTATGATCGGTTATGTGGATGATTTTACCTTCCGAAAAAGTGCTTCGATTGCCAGTTTTAAAGGAAAAATCAATTGGCAAGCTGGCGCGAGTTATTCACGTGGCTCTTGGCGAGAAGATTTACAAATTATTCGTCGTGTTGGAGACGATGTGTACGATCAGTTTTCGCGTTCACCGTTTGATCCAAATACGTTACGCTTGAATGCTGGATTGGATTATTACATCAATAAAAAACATACAGCGGGAATGAGCGTTCGACACACAAGAACGGCTTCTAATCGTGTCACGGACAACATCACTAATATTACCAGCAATGGAACATTGGACATGCTAGAAACGGACAATAGATTTGAGCGCGACTGGGAATTATACGTGATCAATCCGTATTATGAATTTGATGATGAAGTAAACAAATTGACACTCGATTTTAATTATGTAGATTACAAATCGACCAACGAAAACAATCTGTTTCAAACAGGACAAAGCATGGTTAATTATGACAATCAACGGTATTTTCAAGATGCCGATTATACTATTTATGCGTATCAAGCCGATTACAAACGTACCGTAAATGACAATATTTCGGTGCATGCTGGATTGAAATATTCTAATGTAGATTCTGACAGCGATCTACAATCGTTAGTGCAAACAAATACTGGTGAATTTGTTGACAATCCAAACCAAACCAATCGCTTTTTAATTGACGAAGACATCATGGCGGCATACGCAAAAGTGAATGTAAAGTTGGAAGATTGGGCATTTTCTGGCGGATTGCGTTGGGAACAAAGTGAAACTATAGGAACTTCACAAAACTTAAATACTTCTTTGAATAGAACAATTGCAAAATTCTTTCCAAGTTTGAGCATTACACGAAATATTACAGAAGAATTGGCGGCAAATGTAGCATACAGTTACCGAATTCAGCGTCCGTCCTATTCCACCCTAAATCCGTTTGTATATTACTACGATCCGTTTACTTTTGAACAAGGAAATCCTACACTAAGACCTGCGTTGACGAATAGTTTTCGTTTCAATTTAACGTATGAGAATCAGCCGTTTTTCAGCGTAAGCTACAATAAAACAGACGATACACTATTCGAATTGATTTCACAAAATGATGCTACTTCTGAAACGTCTCGTTCCGTAATTAACTTGGCAAAAAATGAAAACTGGAGTTTTAGCTTGTTTGCGCCGTTGAGTTTTGTAAAAGGTTTGGAAGGATATACTGGAGTGATTGTAAATTACAACCGATTCATGTCGGAAGAACTCACGCCAGTATTAGACAATAAAAAGTGGAACATGACATGGTTTACTAGTGCTGAATATAAATTACCTTGGGGAATTCAATCCGAAGTTTCTGGATACTATACTTCGGGCGGATTTGAAGGACAAATAGAGTTTGAGTGGATTGCTGGATTGGACATCGCATTTAGCAAAAAATTTATGAACGATCAATTGAAAGTCAGCGTTGAATTGGAAGAAATTTTAGACCGTAAATTCAACGGAGCTATCAATTACGACAATGTAAATGCCAATATTATCAGTGATTTTCCACGTAGAAATGTATTTTTACAACTGAGTTATAGTTTTGGAAAAAAATACAACAAAAAGAAAAACAGAAAAAACAGTGCTGGCGACGAAGTAGATCGTATTAAAACGCAACAGTGA
- a CDS encoding CHAP domain-containing protein: protein MKRKLRYIFVFLVLCVGLLKLSQYVNLNPFRSIGEQLDSFNNVIVYYNGAVSNVEKRNVTKDGYNLGLQYQCVEFVKRYYYEHLQHKMPDSYGHAKDFFNPKLKDGQKNTQRNLLQYTNGSSSKPKVNDLLVFQTSWYNSFGHVAIVMEVTENTVTIIQQNAGPFSSSRETYDLLQENNRWKITNDKIVGWLRKE, encoded by the coding sequence ATGAAACGAAAACTACGCTACATATTTGTATTTCTTGTATTATGTGTTGGATTGTTGAAATTGTCTCAATATGTAAATCTAAATCCATTTAGAAGCATTGGTGAACAATTAGACTCTTTCAACAACGTAATTGTATATTACAACGGTGCTGTAAGTAATGTAGAAAAACGAAACGTAACCAAAGATGGTTATAATTTAGGATTGCAATATCAATGTGTTGAATTTGTTAAACGCTATTACTATGAACATTTACAACATAAAATGCCTGATAGTTACGGACATGCTAAAGATTTTTTTAATCCAAAACTAAAAGATGGGCAAAAAAATACACAACGAAATTTACTCCAATATACCAACGGAAGCAGCTCCAAACCGAAAGTAAACGATCTTTTGGTGTTTCAAACTTCTTGGTACAATTCGTTTGGACATGTTGCCATTGTGATGGAAGTAACCGAAAATACAGTGACGATCATTCAACAAAATGCAGGACCATTTTCTAGTTCTCGTGAAACGTATGATTTACTCCAAGAAAATAACCGCTGGAAAATTACAAATGATAAAATTGTTGGTTGGCTGCGAAAAGAATAA
- a CDS encoding YgiQ family radical SAM protein: MQANKLSDWLPTTKREVKIRGWEELDVILFSGDAYVDHPSFGPAVIGRILESYGLKVAIVPQPSVHDDLQDFTKLGIPKLFFGITGGCMDPMVSNYTASKKRRDKDAYTPNGDKGFRPDYATSVYSNILKEKFPDVPVLIGGIEASLRRVTHYDYWSDKLLPTILETSKADMLVYGMGEQPLREVVKLLQKGVPFSSLRTIQQTAFLVDKNERIPKNKNWEDVEIHSHDVCLKNKKKFASNFKVIEQESNKLKARRIFQGVNDKTLVINPPYPTMTEKEIDASFDLPYTRLPHPKYNKRGPIPAFEMIKTSINIHRGCFGGCSFCTISAHQGKFIASRSKESILREVDKVANMPDFKGYLSDIGGPSANMYQMKGKVQSICDKCVAPSCISPVICSNLDTSHKPLTELYQAVDSHPKVKKSFIGSGIRHDMLVPEFNKNADPKELDDYTEEVMTKHVSGRLKVAPEHTSDPVLKLMRKPSFEYFHKFKERFDRINLKKKLKLQLIPYFISNHPACEVEDMANLAAETKDMGFQLEQVQGFTPTPMTVATVIYYSGYHPYTLKPTKTPKSRKEKEEQHRFFFWYKKENKGWIRKTLGKLGRKDLVEALVPEEETNTWKSIKPKKVNNTFDNAIPAHHARSKKKHKSRKKRR; the protein is encoded by the coding sequence ATGCAAGCAAATAAACTTTCAGATTGGTTACCAACAACGAAACGCGAAGTAAAAATTCGAGGTTGGGAAGAATTAGATGTGATTCTATTTAGTGGAGACGCGTATGTAGATCATCCTTCATTTGGCCCAGCTGTCATTGGTCGTATTTTAGAAAGTTATGGCTTAAAAGTTGCCATTGTGCCGCAACCAAGTGTACACGATGATTTGCAGGATTTTACCAAACTAGGAATTCCAAAATTGTTTTTCGGAATTACAGGCGGTTGTATGGATCCGATGGTAAGCAATTATACAGCGAGCAAAAAACGCAGAGATAAAGATGCCTACACGCCCAATGGTGACAAAGGTTTCCGTCCAGATTATGCAACTTCTGTCTATTCAAACATACTAAAAGAAAAATTTCCAGATGTTCCTGTGTTAATCGGAGGAATTGAAGCTTCTTTACGCCGTGTAACACATTACGATTATTGGAGCGATAAACTGTTGCCCACTATTTTAGAAACCTCCAAAGCTGATATGTTGGTCTACGGAATGGGAGAACAACCGTTGCGCGAAGTGGTAAAACTATTGCAAAAAGGAGTGCCTTTTTCAAGTTTAAGAACCATACAACAAACCGCTTTTTTGGTAGATAAAAATGAGCGCATTCCTAAAAATAAAAATTGGGAAGATGTCGAAATTCATTCGCATGATGTTTGTTTAAAGAATAAGAAAAAATTTGCGTCTAACTTTAAAGTGATCGAGCAAGAATCAAACAAACTGAAAGCAAGACGAATTTTTCAAGGTGTAAACGATAAAACATTGGTGATAAATCCGCCATATCCTACGATGACCGAAAAGGAGATTGATGCTTCTTTCGATTTACCGTACACGCGTTTGCCACATCCAAAATACAACAAACGTGGACCGATTCCTGCGTTTGAAATGATAAAAACGTCCATCAACATTCATCGTGGTTGTTTTGGTGGTTGTAGTTTCTGCACCATTTCTGCACATCAAGGAAAATTTATTGCAAGTCGCAGCAAAGAATCTATATTAAGAGAAGTGGATAAAGTTGCCAATATGCCCGATTTTAAAGGCTATTTGTCAGATATTGGTGGCCCATCTGCGAATATGTATCAAATGAAAGGAAAAGTACAATCTATCTGCGATAAATGTGTCGCACCTTCTTGTATTTCGCCCGTAATTTGCAGCAATTTAGATACATCTCATAAACCATTAACTGAATTATATCAAGCAGTAGACAGTCATCCGAAAGTAAAAAAATCATTCATTGGAAGCGGAATTCGTCACGACATGTTAGTGCCAGAATTCAACAAAAATGCAGATCCAAAAGAATTGGATGATTACACCGAAGAAGTGATGACAAAACACGTTTCTGGACGTTTAAAAGTAGCACCAGAACACACGTCGGATCCTGTTTTGAAGTTGATGCGAAAACCATCTTTTGAATATTTCCATAAGTTTAAAGAACGTTTTGACAGAATCAACCTAAAGAAGAAATTAAAACTTCAGTTGATTCCGTATTTTATTTCAAATCATCCAGCTTGTGAAGTCGAAGACATGGCAAATTTGGCTGCCGAAACCAAAGATATGGGCTTTCAGTTAGAGCAAGTTCAAGGGTTTACACCAACGCCCATGACGGTTGCAACGGTTATTTATTACAGCGGATATCATCCGTATACGTTGAAGCCAACCAAAACGCCAAAATCTAGAAAAGAAAAAGAAGAACAACATCGTTTTTTCTTTTGGTATAAAAAGGAAAACAAAGGTTGGATTCGCAAGACACTTGGGAAACTCGGAAGAAAAGATTTGGTAGAAGCATTGGTGCCTGAAGAAGAAACGAATACGTGGAAAAGCATCAAACCTAAAAAAGTCAATAACACGTTTGACAATGCGATTCCTGCGCATCATGCGCGTTCTAAAAAGAAGCACAAATCCAGAAAAAAACGACGTTAA
- a CDS encoding RluA family pseudouridine synthase, with amino-acid sequence MSTLEIIHENNDYIVVNKAAGLISEQSPYEAVTVENQVFNHILQRKRKPYVGVIHRLDRVTSGVLIFAKKKSVLVMFNTLFSSRKVQKTYLAIVKNKPAKNKGNLVNFLRKNTKEKRAEIVSSKSKDTQSCMLSYEVIGKNEIGYVLAIQPKTGRFHQIRAQLAHIGLPIVGDSKYGSDVSYTSLSICLHAWKLTFEASDSKELITYEAPLPAHDFWVFDTV; translated from the coding sequence ATGTCTACGCTTGAAATTATACACGAAAACAACGATTATATAGTTGTCAACAAAGCTGCGGGATTGATAAGTGAGCAAAGTCCGTACGAAGCAGTTACTGTTGAAAATCAGGTTTTTAATCATATTTTGCAACGCAAGCGAAAACCGTATGTGGGCGTTATTCATCGTTTGGATCGTGTGACGAGTGGCGTTCTAATTTTTGCCAAGAAAAAAAGTGTTTTGGTCATGTTCAATACATTATTCAGTAGTCGTAAAGTTCAAAAAACATACTTGGCAATTGTAAAAAACAAACCTGCAAAAAACAAAGGAAACTTAGTCAACTTTCTCAGAAAAAATACGAAAGAAAAAAGAGCGGAAATTGTTTCGTCTAAGTCAAAAGATACACAAAGTTGCATGCTTTCGTATGAAGTCATTGGCAAAAATGAGATTGGATATGTGTTAGCAATACAACCAAAAACGGGCAGATTTCATCAAATTCGTGCTCAATTGGCACACATCGGACTTCCTATTGTGGGCGATTCAAAATACGGATCGGATGTAAGTTATACGTCACTTTCTATTTGTCTCCATGCGTGGAAATTAACCTTTGAAGCATCGGATTCTAAAGAACTCATCACGTATGAAGCGCCGTTGCCTGCGCATGATTTTTGGGTGTTTGATACTGTTTAA
- a CDS encoding glutathione peroxidase, which translates to MRIFMLLLIVCAVSCTSKPKEKETKAATTAEVITKTTTEKTMEKETIHQFTVKDISGNDFKLADLKGKKVMIVNTASECGLTPQYEQLQDVYETFKDKNFTIVGFPANNFGAQEPGSDQQIATFCKVNYGVTFPMMSKISVKGSDMHEVYQFLTQKSQNGLQDSDVAWNFQKYLLNEKGELEKVISPQTLPNDEAVISWIEGK; encoded by the coding sequence ATGAGAATATTTATGTTACTACTTATAGTTTGTGCTGTAAGTTGTACTTCAAAACCGAAAGAAAAAGAAACAAAAGCTGCTACTACAGCAGAAGTTATTACAAAAACTACTACCGAGAAAACTATGGAAAAAGAAACAATTCATCAATTCACCGTCAAAGATATTTCTGGAAACGATTTTAAATTGGCCGATTTAAAAGGTAAAAAAGTAATGATCGTCAACACGGCTTCCGAATGTGGATTAACGCCACAATACGAGCAATTACAAGACGTATACGAAACCTTTAAAGACAAAAATTTCACAATCGTAGGTTTTCCTGCAAACAACTTTGGCGCACAAGAACCTGGAAGCGATCAACAAATTGCAACGTTTTGTAAAGTAAACTATGGTGTCACATTTCCGATGATGAGTAAAATTTCAGTAAAAGGAAGCGATATGCATGAAGTATATCAATTCTTAACGCAAAAATCACAAAACGGATTGCAGGATTCGGACGTAGCATGGAATTTTCAAAAGTATTTACTCAACGAAAAAGGAGAATTAGAAAAAGTAATTTCACCGCAAACCTTACCTAACGACGAAGCTGTTATTTCTTGGATTGAAGGGAAGTAA
- a CDS encoding MATE family efflux transporter, with product MSQDQTLSIKKLYTSFKEALKGTQNDFTTGSIRKAIFMLSIPMILEMLMESIFAIVDIAFVSQVSTNAVATIGLTESVVTLVYAVAIGVSMAATALVARRIGEKDPEGASKVAVQAIFLGVFIASIISVIGIIFPKEILGLMGGEVDLIAEGYGYTQILLGGNMTIMLLFLINAIFRGAGNASVAMKALILSNTLNIILDPLFIFGFGPIPAFGVEGAAIATTIGRGSAVIFQLGILFYGGSVIKIKWKDLILRATIMIHLLKISLGGIGQFIIGTSSWIVLMRIMSEFGSDVLAGYTIAIRVVMFTLLPCWGMSNAAATLVGQNLGAKQPKRAETSVWKTGKYNAWFMGIVSIVYLVFAKEIIGLFTKETIVIENGALCLQIVAAGYIFYGYAMVIIQSFNGAGDTKTPTYINFFCFWVFQLPFAYLMAIYFDFGPKGVFWAITAAEVLIAIVGMLIFKRGVWKEVKV from the coding sequence ATGTCTCAGGACCAAACATTATCAATTAAAAAATTATATACTTCTTTTAAAGAAGCTTTAAAAGGCACACAAAACGATTTCACCACAGGAAGCATTCGCAAGGCAATATTTATGCTGTCCATTCCCATGATTCTGGAAATGTTGATGGAATCCATTTTTGCGATTGTCGATATCGCCTTCGTTTCACAAGTCAGCACGAATGCCGTCGCTACGATCGGACTCACAGAATCGGTCGTTACTTTAGTATACGCAGTGGCTATTGGTGTCAGTATGGCGGCAACTGCTTTGGTAGCGCGTAGAATTGGCGAAAAAGATCCAGAAGGTGCTTCCAAAGTGGCTGTACAAGCAATTTTTTTAGGAGTTTTTATCGCCAGTATCATCAGCGTGATCGGAATTATATTTCCCAAAGAAATTCTAGGTTTAATGGGTGGCGAAGTCGATCTGATAGCAGAAGGGTACGGGTATACGCAAATTCTGTTAGGTGGAAATATGACCATCATGTTGCTCTTTTTAATCAATGCCATTTTTAGAGGTGCAGGAAATGCTTCGGTTGCCATGAAAGCACTCATTTTATCAAATACACTCAATATTATCCTCGATCCATTATTTATTTTTGGTTTCGGACCAATTCCTGCATTTGGTGTAGAAGGTGCAGCCATTGCCACTACGATTGGTCGCGGAAGTGCCGTGATTTTTCAGTTGGGAATCTTATTTTATGGAGGAAGCGTCATTAAAATCAAGTGGAAAGATTTAATCTTACGCGCCACCATCATGATCCATCTTTTAAAAATATCACTGGGCGGAATCGGGCAATTTATCATTGGAACCTCTAGTTGGATTGTACTAATGCGCATCATGTCTGAATTTGGAAGCGATGTCTTAGCAGGATATACCATTGCCATTCGCGTCGTCATGTTTACCTTATTGCCCTGTTGGGGAATGAGCAATGCAGCGGCAACCTTGGTGGGACAAAATTTGGGAGCCAAACAACCGAAACGCGCAGAAACTTCTGTTTGGAAAACAGGAAAATACAATGCTTGGTTTATGGGCATTGTTTCCATTGTATATTTAGTATTTGCCAAAGAAATCATTGGTTTGTTTACCAAAGAAACTATTGTCATAGAAAACGGCGCTTTATGTTTACAAATTGTCGCGGCTGGATACATTTTTTATGGATACGCCATGGTCATCATTCAATCATTCAATGGGGCAGGAGATACCAAGACGCCAACCTATATCAACTTTTTCTGTTTTTGGGTGTTTCAGTTGCCATTTGCCTATTTAATGGCCATTTACTTTGACTTTGGACCTAAAGGTGTGTTTTGGGCAATTACTGCGGCGGAAGTTCTCATTGCCATTGTGGGAATGCTGATCTTTAAAAGAGGCGTATGGAAAGAAGTCAAAGTCTAG
- a CDS encoding PLP-dependent aspartate aminotransferase family protein, whose amino-acid sequence MKKQHLGLNTVCTHTGEVKDTQFKGAVSPLYMSSSYAFEDIDEKRYPRYFNTPNQQALCKKVAALEHTEAALIFGSGMAAVSTSLLAFLHKGDHVILQNALYGGTMNLVLEEFDKYGIEYSFTKSLDRKDFKKEIRKNTKVIYIETPSNPLLKVTDIRKVVKLAKKHNLITMIDNTFASPVNQLPATLGVDIMIHSATKYFGGHSDILAGAVAASAAHINQIFQLAKNLGGSLSDFTVWMLERSMKTLGIRVKEQNKNALKLANFLEQHEAVANVYYPGLKSHEDHKLAKSQMSGFGGMMSFELKPEYNVSKFFKSLKLIKPSMSLAGVESTVLSPTQTSHALLTPEERKKQGIADGLIRFSVGIEDRKDIIADLNQAVKKAKKK is encoded by the coding sequence ATGAAAAAGCAGCATTTAGGACTGAATACCGTTTGTACACACACAGGAGAAGTAAAAGATACACAATTTAAAGGTGCGGTTTCACCATTATACATGAGCAGCTCGTATGCTTTTGAAGATATAGATGAAAAACGCTATCCGCGTTATTTTAATACGCCCAATCAGCAAGCATTATGTAAAAAAGTAGCAGCGTTAGAGCATACAGAAGCGGCACTTATTTTTGGCAGTGGCATGGCAGCGGTTAGTACGAGTTTACTCGCGTTTTTGCATAAAGGCGATCATGTTATCCTGCAAAATGCGTTGTACGGCGGCACAATGAATTTGGTATTGGAAGAATTTGACAAATATGGAATTGAATATTCCTTCACGAAAAGTTTAGACAGGAAAGATTTCAAAAAGGAAATTCGGAAAAATACAAAGGTAATTTATATTGAAACGCCTTCCAATCCGTTGTTGAAAGTGACGGATATTCGGAAAGTAGTGAAACTTGCCAAAAAGCACAATTTAATTACGATGATCGACAATACCTTTGCGAGTCCCGTAAATCAGTTGCCTGCGACTTTAGGAGTTGATATTATGATTCACAGCGCGACGAAGTATTTTGGTGGTCATAGTGATATTTTGGCGGGTGCTGTTGCCGCTTCCGCAGCACATATCAATCAAATTTTTCAACTGGCAAAAAACTTGGGTGGAAGTTTAAGTGACTTTACTGTTTGGATGTTGGAACGAAGCATGAAAACACTTGGAATTCGTGTGAAGGAACAGAATAAAAACGCACTAAAGTTGGCGAATTTCTTAGAACAGCATGAAGCCGTTGCAAACGTGTATTATCCAGGATTAAAATCGCACGAAGATCACAAATTGGCAAAATCGCAAATGTCAGGTTTTGGTGGTATGATGTCGTTTGAACTAAAGCCTGAATACAACGTTTCCAAATTTTTCAAGTCATTGAAATTGATCAAGCCTTCTATGAGTTTGGCGGGCGTGGAAAGCACTGTGTTGAGTCCGACACAAACCTCACATGCTTTGTTAACGCCAGAAGAACGTAAAAAACAAGGAATTGCGGACGGATTGATTCGTTTTTCTGTGGGAATTGAAGATCGGAAAGATATTATTGCAGATTTGAATCAAGCAGTGAAAAAGGCGAAAAAGAAGTAG